From the Ctenopharyngodon idella isolate HZGC_01 chromosome 3, HZGC01, whole genome shotgun sequence genome, one window contains:
- the grna gene encoding granulin a isoform X28, whose product MLRLTVGLTLVTLVACLQCPNNEECAAGQSCCQDPTGEFTCCPFHHGECCEDHIHCCPEGMLCNVLDFTCVNATHTLPSVERIPAKQSDFPKSFRMIPSLPASEDDITCPDGSFCPAEFSCLLMASSYGCCPVAQGLVCSDGKHCCPKGHECSADSSSCVKQKEQVETVICGDGKSECPVDTTCCETEDGQWACCPMPKAVCCDDKIHCCPEDSVCDVEGSKCMSSTNQELPMWAKFPARLRAEWEDHKPAEMRAEAKVTTTRQITTAGNQMTTLPGALREHSDVPCNDTKSCPDGSTCCKTKDGGWACCPLPEAVCCDDFIHCCPHGKTCNVAAGSCDDPSGSTPWLEKLPVQSKNVAVKQGSSDVPCNDTSACPDGSTCCKTKDGGWACCPLPEAVCCDDFIHCCPHGKTCNVAAGSCDDPSGSTPWLEKLPVQRKNVAVTQVSSDVPCNDTSACPDGSTCCKTKDGGWACCPLPEAVCCEDFTHCCPHGKICNVAAGTCEDPSCSGVPWVKQVPVQPVISQNVTDKKNSDVPCNDTKSCPDGSTCCKTKDGGWACCPLPEAVCCDDFIHCCPHGKTCNVAAGSCDGPSGSTPWLEKLPVQRKNVAVTQGSSDVPCDDTSACPDGSTCCKTKDGGWACCPLPEAVCCDDFIHCCPHGKTCNVAAGSCDDPSGSTPWLEKLPVQRKNVAVKQGSSDVPCDDTSACPDGSTCCKTKDGGWACCPLPEAVCCDDFIHCCPHGKTCNVAAGSCDGPSGSTPWLEKLPVQRKNVAVTQVSSDVPCDDTSACPDGSTCCKTKDGGWACCPLPEAVCCDDFIHCCPHGKTCNVAAGSCDDPSGSSPWLEKVPARPRAGQRSTKNMNCDSSHICPESNTCCKNIDGDWGCCPLPEAVCCRDRFHCCPHGTTCNLVTLTCNGNTTSVPMSVINSSSDKEEQRQHKKVKEEVGKYIRVPCDAHTSCPDHTTCCLIAKTNKWGCCPLPNAVCCTDGEHCCPAHYKCDVSRVSCIKGDVVIPWYNKIAAQSSLTPNSDLSTNKCDEQSSCSTDSTCCRLTTGEWGCCPLPQAVCCPDQQHCCPRGYKCDLRRHSCIKTTWLYVERVPLAHIGVQKPQPSVSGKDIQCGGGYTCQDGQTCCPTSQTTWGCCPSSMAECCDDMKHCCPAGYKCGTGGICTPAVGFDWNNWDSWRVFFSKKKRATTL is encoded by the exons ATGCTGAGACTGACAGTAGGCCTCACTCTGGTGACCCTGGTTGCTTGCTTGCAGTGCCCCAACAACGAAGAGTGTGCGGCAGGCCAGTCATGCTGCCAGGATCCCACTGGAGAGTTCACCTGCTGCCCTTTCCATCAC ggagAGTGTTGTGAGGACCACATACACTGCTGTCCTGAAGGCATGCTATGCAATGTTTTGGACTTCACATGTGTAAACGCCACACATACACTGCCATCGGTGGAGAGGATACCGGCTAAACAGTCAGACTTTCCTAAA TCATTCAGAATGATCCCCTCATTACCTGCAAGTGAAGACGACATCACCTGCCCTGACGGCTCTTTCTGTCCTGCTGAGTTCTCTTGTCTGCTGATGGCTTCATCTTATGGATGTTGTCCAGTAGCACAG GGCCTTGTGTGCTCAGATGGGAAACACTGCTGCCCAAAAGGCCATGAATGCAGTGCAGACAGCAGTTCGTGTGTCAAACAAAAAG AACAAGTTGAGACTGTTATTTGCGGAGATGGGAAGTCAGAGTGTCCTGTGGACACCACGTGTTGTGAGACAGAAGATGGTCAATGGGCGTGCTGCCCCATGCCAAAG GCTGTATGCTGTGATGATAAAATCCACTGTTGCCCAGAGGACAGTGTTTGTGATGTTGAAGGCTCTAAATGCATGTCCTCCACCAATCAGGAGCTGCCCATGTGGGCCAAGTTCCCTGCTCGCCTCAGGGCTGAATGGGAAGATCACAAAC CTGCAGAAATGAGGGCTGAAGCTAAAGTCACTACAACCAGACAAATCACTACTGCTGGAAACCAAATGACTACATTGCCTGGTGCACTCCGAGAGC ACTCTGATGTTCCCTGTAATGACACCAAATCCTGTCCAGATGGAAGCACGTGCTGTAAGACTAAAGATGGAGGATGGGCCTGCTGTCCTCTGCCAGAG GCCGTGTGTTGTGACGACTTCATCCACTGCTGTCCTCATGGCAAGACTTGTAACGTTGCTGCCGGGTCATGTGATGATCCTTCAGGTTCTACACCCTGGCTGGAGAAGCTGCCCGTCCAAAGTAAGAATGTGGCTGTTAAACAAG GGTCTTCAGATGTTCCCTGTAATGACACCTCGGCCTGTCCAGATGGAAGCACGTGCTGTAAGACTAAAGATGGAGGATGGGCCTGCTGTCCTCTGCCAGAG GCCGTGTGTTGTGACGACTTCATCCACTGCTGTCCTCATGGCAAGACTTGTAACGTTGCTGCTGGGTCATGTGATGATCCTTCAGGCTCTACACCCTGGCTGGAGAAGCTGCCCGTCCAACGTAAGAACGTGGCTGTTACACAAG TGTCTTCAGATGTTCCCTGTAATGACACCTCGGCCTGTCCAGATGGAAGCACATGCTGTAAGACTAAAGATGGAGGATGGGCCTGCTGTCCTCTGCCAGAG GCCGTGTGTTGTGAGGACTTCACCCACTGCTGTCCTCATGGTAAGatatgtaatgttgctgctggGACATGTGAAGACCCTTCATGTTCAGGTGTGCCCTGGGTGAAGCAGGTGCCCGTCCAACCAGTCATCAGTCAGAATGTGACTGACAAAAAAA acTCTGATGTTCCCTGTAATGACACCAAATCCTGTCCAGATGGAAGCACGTGCTGTAAGACTAAAGATGGAGGATGGGCCTGCTGTCCTCTGCCAGAG GCCGTGTGTTGTGACGACTTCATCCACTGCTGTCCTCATGGCAAGACTTGTAACGTTGCTGCCGGGTCATGTGATGGTCCTTCAGGCTCTACACCCTGGCTGGAGAAGCTGCCCGTCCAACGTAAGAATGTGGCTGTTACACAAG GGTCTTCAGATGTTCCCTGTGATGACACCTCGGCCTGTCCAGATGGAAGCACGTGCTGTAAGACTAAAGATGGAGGATGGGCCTGCTGTCCTCTGCCAGAG GCCGTGTGTTGTGACGACTTCATCCACTGCTGTCCTCATGGCAAGACTTGTAACGTTGCTGCCGGGTCATGTGATGATCCTTCAGGCTCTACACCCTGGCTGGAGAAGCTGCCTGTCCAACGTAAGAATGTGGCTGTTAAACAAG GGTCTTCAGATGTTCCCTGTGATGACACCTCGGCCTGTCCAGATGGAAGCACGTGCTGTAAGACTAAAGATGGAGGATGGGCCTGCTGTCCTCTGCCAGAG GCCGTGTGTTGTGACGACTTCATCCACTGCTGTCCTCATGGCAAGACTTGTAACGTTGCTGCCGGGTCATGTGATGGTCCTTCAGGCTCTACACCCTGGCTGGAGAAGCTGCCCGTCCAACGTAAGAATGTGGCTGTTACACAAG TGTCTTCAGATGTTCCCTGTGATGACACCTCGGCCTGTCCAGATGGAAGCACGTGCTGTAAGACTAAAGATGGAGGATGGGCCTGCTGTCCTCTGCCAGAG GCCGTGTGTTGTGACGACTTCATCCACTGCTGTCCTCATGGCAAGACTTGTAACGTTGCTGCCGGGTCATGTGATGATCCTTCAGGCTCTTCGCCCTGGCTGGAGAAGGTGCCTGCTCGCCCTAGAGCAGGTCAAAGGTCAACTAAGAACATGAATTGCGACTCTAGTCACATTTGTCCTGAATCCAACACTTGCTGTAAGAACATCGACGGAGACTGGGGCTGCTGTCCTTTGCCTGAG GCTGTGTGTTGTAGGGATAGATTCCACTGCTGTCCGCACGGCACCACTTGCAACCTTGTAACACTCACCTGTAATGGCAACACCACCTCTGTACCTATGTCAGTCATAAACTCATCCTCAGATAAGGAGGAACAGAGACAGCACAAGAAAGTGAAAGAGGAAGTGGGGAAGTATATCAGGGTTCCATGTGATGCACATACTTCCTGCCCAGATCACACCACTTGCTGTCTTATTGCAAAAACCAACAAATGGGGTTGTTGCCCTCTGCCTAAT GCAGTATGTTGCACAGATGGGGAACACTGTTGTCCGGCTCACTATAAGTGCGATGTGAGCCGTGTGTCTTGCATCAAGGGAGATGTGGTGATCCCCTGGTACAATAAAATTGCTGCTCAAAGTTCACTAACTCCAAACTCGGATCTCAGCACCAATAAGTGCGATGAACAGTCGAGTTGCTCCACAGATTCGACCTGCTGCCGTCTAACCACAGGAGAATGGGGCTGCTGCCCTCTTCCTCAG GCTGTTTGCTGCCCAGACCAGCAGCACTGTTGTCCCAGAGGATACAAGTGTGACTTGCGTAGACACTCCTGCATAAAGACCACCTGGCTGTACGTAGAAAGAGTCCCACTTGCCCACATTGGTGTCCAAAAGCCACAGCCAAGTGTCTCAGGAAAGGACATTCAGTGTGGTGGTGGATATACTTGCCAAGATGGCCAGACCTGTTGTCCAACCTCCCAGACCACTTGGGGCTGTTGCCCGTCTTCTATG GCGGAGTGCTGTGATGATATGAAACACTGCTGCCCTGCTGGATACAAATGTGGCACGGGTGGAATTTGTACTCCAGCTGTAGGCTTTGACTGGAACAACTGGGACAGCTGGAGGGTGTTCTTCTCCAAAAAGAAACGAGCTACAACTCTATAA
- the grna gene encoding granulin a isoform X29, with product MLRLTVGLTLVTLVACLQCPNNEECAAGQSCCQDPTGEFTCCPFHHGECCEDHIHCCPEGMLCNVLDFTCVNATHTLPSVERIPAKQSDFPKSFRMIPSLPASEDDITCPDGSFCPAEFSCLLMASSYGCCPVAQGLVCSDGKHCCPKGHECSADSSSCVKQKEQVETVICGDGKSECPVDTTCCETEDGQWACCPMPKAVCCDDKIHCCPEDSVCDVEGSKCMSSTNQELPMWAKFPARLRAEWEDHKPAEMRAEAKVTTTRQITTAGNQMTTLPGALREHSDVPCNDTKSCPDGSTCCKTKDGGWACCPLPEAVCCDDFIHCCPHGKTCNVAAGSCDDPSGSTPWLEKLPVQSKNVAVKQGSSDVPCNDTSACPDGSTCCKTKDGGWACCPLPEAVCCDDFIHCCPHGKTCNVAAGSCDDPSGSTPWLEKLPVQRKNVAVTQVSSDVPCNDTSACPDGSTCCKTKDGGWACCPLPEAVCCEDFTHCCPHGKICNVAAGTCEDPSCSGVPWVKQVPVQPVISQNVTDKKNSDVPCNDTKSCPDGSTCCKTKDGGWACCPLPEAVCCDDFIHCCPHGKTCNVAAGSCDDPSGSTPWLEKLPVQRKNVAVKQGSSDVPCDDTSACPDGSTCCKTKDGGWACCPLPEAVCCDDFIHCCPHGKTCNVAAGSCDDPSGSTPWLEKLPVQRKNVAVKQGSSDVPCDDTSACPDGSTCCKTKDGGWACCPLPEAVCCDDFIHCCPHGKTCNVAAGSCDGPSGSTPWLEKLPVQRKNVAVTQVSSDVPCDDTSACPDGSTCCKTKDGGWACCPLPEAVCCDDFIHCCPHGKTCNVAAGSCDDPSGSSPWLEKVPARPRAGQRSTKNMNCDSSHICPESNTCCKNIDGDWGCCPLPEAVCCRDRFHCCPHGTTCNLVTLTCNGNTTSVPMSVINSSSDKEEQRQHKKVKEEVGKYIRVPCDAHTSCPDHTTCCLIAKTNKWGCCPLPNAVCCTDGEHCCPAHYKCDVSRVSCIKGDVVIPWYNKIAAQSSLTPNSDLSTNKCDEQSSCSTDSTCCRLTTGEWGCCPLPQAVCCPDQQHCCPRGYKCDLRRHSCIKTTWLYVERVPLAHIGVQKPQPSVSGKDIQCGGGYTCQDGQTCCPTSQTTWGCCPSSMAECCDDMKHCCPAGYKCGTGGICTPAVGFDWNNWDSWRVFFSKKKRATTL from the exons ATGCTGAGACTGACAGTAGGCCTCACTCTGGTGACCCTGGTTGCTTGCTTGCAGTGCCCCAACAACGAAGAGTGTGCGGCAGGCCAGTCATGCTGCCAGGATCCCACTGGAGAGTTCACCTGCTGCCCTTTCCATCAC ggagAGTGTTGTGAGGACCACATACACTGCTGTCCTGAAGGCATGCTATGCAATGTTTTGGACTTCACATGTGTAAACGCCACACATACACTGCCATCGGTGGAGAGGATACCGGCTAAACAGTCAGACTTTCCTAAA TCATTCAGAATGATCCCCTCATTACCTGCAAGTGAAGACGACATCACCTGCCCTGACGGCTCTTTCTGTCCTGCTGAGTTCTCTTGTCTGCTGATGGCTTCATCTTATGGATGTTGTCCAGTAGCACAG GGCCTTGTGTGCTCAGATGGGAAACACTGCTGCCCAAAAGGCCATGAATGCAGTGCAGACAGCAGTTCGTGTGTCAAACAAAAAG AACAAGTTGAGACTGTTATTTGCGGAGATGGGAAGTCAGAGTGTCCTGTGGACACCACGTGTTGTGAGACAGAAGATGGTCAATGGGCGTGCTGCCCCATGCCAAAG GCTGTATGCTGTGATGATAAAATCCACTGTTGCCCAGAGGACAGTGTTTGTGATGTTGAAGGCTCTAAATGCATGTCCTCCACCAATCAGGAGCTGCCCATGTGGGCCAAGTTCCCTGCTCGCCTCAGGGCTGAATGGGAAGATCACAAAC CTGCAGAAATGAGGGCTGAAGCTAAAGTCACTACAACCAGACAAATCACTACTGCTGGAAACCAAATGACTACATTGCCTGGTGCACTCCGAGAGC ACTCTGATGTTCCCTGTAATGACACCAAATCCTGTCCAGATGGAAGCACGTGCTGTAAGACTAAAGATGGAGGATGGGCCTGCTGTCCTCTGCCAGAG GCCGTGTGTTGTGACGACTTCATCCACTGCTGTCCTCATGGCAAGACTTGTAACGTTGCTGCCGGGTCATGTGATGATCCTTCAGGTTCTACACCCTGGCTGGAGAAGCTGCCCGTCCAAAGTAAGAATGTGGCTGTTAAACAAG GGTCTTCAGATGTTCCCTGTAATGACACCTCGGCCTGTCCAGATGGAAGCACGTGCTGTAAGACTAAAGATGGAGGATGGGCCTGCTGTCCTCTGCCAGAG GCCGTGTGTTGTGACGACTTCATCCACTGCTGTCCTCATGGCAAGACTTGTAACGTTGCTGCTGGGTCATGTGATGATCCTTCAGGCTCTACACCCTGGCTGGAGAAGCTGCCCGTCCAACGTAAGAACGTGGCTGTTACACAAG TGTCTTCAGATGTTCCCTGTAATGACACCTCGGCCTGTCCAGATGGAAGCACATGCTGTAAGACTAAAGATGGAGGATGGGCCTGCTGTCCTCTGCCAGAG GCCGTGTGTTGTGAGGACTTCACCCACTGCTGTCCTCATGGTAAGatatgtaatgttgctgctggGACATGTGAAGACCCTTCATGTTCAGGTGTGCCCTGGGTGAAGCAGGTGCCCGTCCAACCAGTCATCAGTCAGAATGTGACTGACAAAAAAA acTCTGATGTTCCCTGTAATGACACCAAATCCTGTCCAGATGGAAGCACGTGCTGTAAGACTAAAGATGGAGGATGGGCCTGCTGTCCTCTGCCAGAG GCCGTGTGTTGTGACGACTTCATCCACTGCTGTCCTCATGGCAAGACTTGTAACGTTGCTGCCGGGTCATGTGATGATCCTTCAGGCTCTACACCCTGGCTGGAGAAGCTGCCTGTCCAACGTAAGAATGTGGCTGTTAAACAAG GGTCTTCAGATGTTCCCTGTGATGACACCTCGGCCTGTCCAGATGGAAGCACGTGCTGTAAGACTAAAGATGGAGGATGGGCCTGCTGTCCTCTGCCAGAG GCCGTGTGTTGTGACGACTTCATCCACTGCTGTCCTCATGGCAAGACTTGTAACGTTGCTGCCGGGTCATGTGATGATCCTTCAGGCTCTACACCCTGGCTGGAGAAGCTGCCTGTCCAACGTAAGAATGTGGCTGTTAAACAAG GGTCTTCAGATGTTCCCTGTGATGACACCTCGGCCTGTCCAGATGGAAGCACGTGCTGTAAGACTAAAGATGGAGGATGGGCCTGCTGTCCTCTGCCAGAG GCCGTGTGTTGTGACGACTTCATCCACTGCTGTCCTCATGGCAAGACTTGTAACGTTGCTGCCGGGTCATGTGATGGTCCTTCAGGCTCTACACCCTGGCTGGAGAAGCTGCCCGTCCAACGTAAGAATGTGGCTGTTACACAAG TGTCTTCAGATGTTCCCTGTGATGACACCTCGGCCTGTCCAGATGGAAGCACGTGCTGTAAGACTAAAGATGGAGGATGGGCCTGCTGTCCTCTGCCAGAG GCCGTGTGTTGTGACGACTTCATCCACTGCTGTCCTCATGGCAAGACTTGTAACGTTGCTGCCGGGTCATGTGATGATCCTTCAGGCTCTTCGCCCTGGCTGGAGAAGGTGCCTGCTCGCCCTAGAGCAGGTCAAAGGTCAACTAAGAACATGAATTGCGACTCTAGTCACATTTGTCCTGAATCCAACACTTGCTGTAAGAACATCGACGGAGACTGGGGCTGCTGTCCTTTGCCTGAG GCTGTGTGTTGTAGGGATAGATTCCACTGCTGTCCGCACGGCACCACTTGCAACCTTGTAACACTCACCTGTAATGGCAACACCACCTCTGTACCTATGTCAGTCATAAACTCATCCTCAGATAAGGAGGAACAGAGACAGCACAAGAAAGTGAAAGAGGAAGTGGGGAAGTATATCAGGGTTCCATGTGATGCACATACTTCCTGCCCAGATCACACCACTTGCTGTCTTATTGCAAAAACCAACAAATGGGGTTGTTGCCCTCTGCCTAAT GCAGTATGTTGCACAGATGGGGAACACTGTTGTCCGGCTCACTATAAGTGCGATGTGAGCCGTGTGTCTTGCATCAAGGGAGATGTGGTGATCCCCTGGTACAATAAAATTGCTGCTCAAAGTTCACTAACTCCAAACTCGGATCTCAGCACCAATAAGTGCGATGAACAGTCGAGTTGCTCCACAGATTCGACCTGCTGCCGTCTAACCACAGGAGAATGGGGCTGCTGCCCTCTTCCTCAG GCTGTTTGCTGCCCAGACCAGCAGCACTGTTGTCCCAGAGGATACAAGTGTGACTTGCGTAGACACTCCTGCATAAAGACCACCTGGCTGTACGTAGAAAGAGTCCCACTTGCCCACATTGGTGTCCAAAAGCCACAGCCAAGTGTCTCAGGAAAGGACATTCAGTGTGGTGGTGGATATACTTGCCAAGATGGCCAGACCTGTTGTCCAACCTCCCAGACCACTTGGGGCTGTTGCCCGTCTTCTATG GCGGAGTGCTGTGATGATATGAAACACTGCTGCCCTGCTGGATACAAATGTGGCACGGGTGGAATTTGTACTCCAGCTGTAGGCTTTGACTGGAACAACTGGGACAGCTGGAGGGTGTTCTTCTCCAAAAAGAAACGAGCTACAACTCTATAA
- the grna gene encoding granulin a isoform X6: MLRLTVGLTLVTLVACLQCPNNEECAAGQSCCQDPTGEFTCCPFHHGECCEDHIHCCPEGMLCNVLDFTCVNATHTLPSVERIPAKQSDFPKSFRMIPSLPASEDDITCPDGSFCPAEFSCLLMASSYGCCPVAQGLVCSDGKHCCPKGHECSADSSSCVKQKEQVETVICGDGKSECPVDTTCCETEDGQWACCPMPKAVCCDDKIHCCPEDSVCDVEGSKCMSSTNQELPMWAKFPARLRAEWEDHKPAEMRAEAKVTTTRQITTAGNQMTTLPGALREHSDVPCNDTKSCPDGSTCCKTKDGGWACCPLPEAVCCDDFIHCCPHGKTCNVAAGSCDDPSGSTPWLEKLPVQRKNVAVTQVSSDVPCNDTSACPDGSTCCKTKDGGWACCPLPEAVCCEDFTHCCPHGKICNVAAGTCEDPSCSGVPWVKQVPVQPVISQNVTDKKNSDVPCNDTKSCPDGSTCCKTKDGGWACCPLPEAVCCDDFIHCCPHGKTCNVAAGSCDGPSGSTPWLEKLPVQRKNVAVTQVFSDVPCDDTSACPDGSTCCKTKDGGWACCPLPEAVCCDDFIHCCPHGKTCNVAAGSCDDPSGSTPWLEKLPVQRKNVAVKQGSSDVPCDDTSACPDGSTCCKTKDGGWACCPLPEAVCCDDFIHCCPHGKTCNVAAGSCDGPSGSTPWLEKLPVQRKNVAVTQGSSDVPCDDTSACPDGSTCCKTKDGGWACCPLPEAVCCDDFIHCCPHGKTCNVAAGSCDDPSGSTPWLEKLPVQRKNVAVKQGSSDVPCDDTSACPDGSTCCKTKDGGWACCPLPEAVCCDDFIHCCPHGKTCNVAAGSCDGPSGSTPWLEKLPVQRKNVAVTQVSSDVPCDDTSACPDGSTCCKTKDGGWACCPLPEAVCCDDFIHCCPHGKTCNVAAGSCDDPSGSSPWLEKVPARPRAGQRSTKNMNCDSSHICPESNTCCKNIDGDWGCCPLPEAVCCRDRFHCCPHGTTCNLVTLTCNGNTTSVPMSVINSSSDKEEQRQHKKVKEEVGKYIRVPCDAHTSCPDHTTCCLIAKTNKWGCCPLPNAVCCTDGEHCCPAHYKCDVSRVSCIKGDVVIPWYNKIAAQSSLTPNSDLSTNKCDEQSSCSTDSTCCRLTTGEWGCCPLPQAVCCPDQQHCCPRGYKCDLRRHSCIKTTWLYVERVPLAHIGVQKPQPSVSGKDIQCGGGYTCQDGQTCCPTSQTTWGCCPSSMAECCDDMKHCCPAGYKCGTGGICTPAVGFDWNNWDSWRVFFSKKKRATTL, translated from the exons ATGCTGAGACTGACAGTAGGCCTCACTCTGGTGACCCTGGTTGCTTGCTTGCAGTGCCCCAACAACGAAGAGTGTGCGGCAGGCCAGTCATGCTGCCAGGATCCCACTGGAGAGTTCACCTGCTGCCCTTTCCATCAC ggagAGTGTTGTGAGGACCACATACACTGCTGTCCTGAAGGCATGCTATGCAATGTTTTGGACTTCACATGTGTAAACGCCACACATACACTGCCATCGGTGGAGAGGATACCGGCTAAACAGTCAGACTTTCCTAAA TCATTCAGAATGATCCCCTCATTACCTGCAAGTGAAGACGACATCACCTGCCCTGACGGCTCTTTCTGTCCTGCTGAGTTCTCTTGTCTGCTGATGGCTTCATCTTATGGATGTTGTCCAGTAGCACAG GGCCTTGTGTGCTCAGATGGGAAACACTGCTGCCCAAAAGGCCATGAATGCAGTGCAGACAGCAGTTCGTGTGTCAAACAAAAAG AACAAGTTGAGACTGTTATTTGCGGAGATGGGAAGTCAGAGTGTCCTGTGGACACCACGTGTTGTGAGACAGAAGATGGTCAATGGGCGTGCTGCCCCATGCCAAAG GCTGTATGCTGTGATGATAAAATCCACTGTTGCCCAGAGGACAGTGTTTGTGATGTTGAAGGCTCTAAATGCATGTCCTCCACCAATCAGGAGCTGCCCATGTGGGCCAAGTTCCCTGCTCGCCTCAGGGCTGAATGGGAAGATCACAAAC CTGCAGAAATGAGGGCTGAAGCTAAAGTCACTACAACCAGACAAATCACTACTGCTGGAAACCAAATGACTACATTGCCTGGTGCACTCCGAGAGC ACTCTGATGTTCCCTGTAATGACACCAAATCCTGTCCAGATGGAAGCACGTGCTGTAAGACTAAAGATGGAGGATGGGCCTGCTGTCCTCTGCCAGAG GCCGTGTGTTGTGACGACTTCATCCACTGCTGTCCTCATGGCAAGACTTGTAACGTTGCTGCTGGGTCATGTGATGATCCTTCAGGCTCTACACCCTGGCTGGAGAAGCTGCCCGTCCAACGTAAGAACGTGGCTGTTACACAAG TGTCTTCAGATGTTCCCTGTAATGACACCTCGGCCTGTCCAGATGGAAGCACATGCTGTAAGACTAAAGATGGAGGATGGGCCTGCTGTCCTCTGCCAGAG GCCGTGTGTTGTGAGGACTTCACCCACTGCTGTCCTCATGGTAAGatatgtaatgttgctgctggGACATGTGAAGACCCTTCATGTTCAGGTGTGCCCTGGGTGAAGCAGGTGCCCGTCCAACCAGTCATCAGTCAGAATGTGACTGACAAAAAAA acTCTGATGTTCCCTGTAATGACACCAAATCCTGTCCAGATGGAAGCACGTGCTGTAAGACTAAAGATGGAGGATGGGCCTGCTGTCCTCTGCCAGAG GCCGTGTGTTGTGACGACTTCATCCACTGCTGTCCTCATGGCAAGACTTGTAACGTTGCTGCCGGGTCATGTGATGGTCCTTCAGGCTCTACACCCTGGCTGGAGAAGCTGCCCGTCCAACGTAAGAATGTGGCTGTTACACAAG TGTTTTCAGATGTTCCCTGTGATGACACCTCGGCCTGTCCAGATGGAAGCACGTGCTGTAAGACTAAAGATGGAGGATGGGCCTGCTGTCCTCTGCCAGAG GCCGTGTGTTGTGACGACTTCATCCACTGCTGTCCTCATGGCAAGACTTGTAACGTTGCTGCCGGGTCATGTGATGATCCTTCAGGCTCTACACCCTGGCTGGAGAAGCTGCCTGTCCAACGTAAGAATGTGGCTGTTAAACAAG GGTCTTCAGATGTTCCCTGTGATGACACCTCGGCCTGTCCAGATGGAAGCACGTGCTGTAAGACTAAAGATGGAGGATGGGCCTGCTGTCCTCTGCCAGAG GCCGTGTGTTGTGACGACTTCATCCACTGCTGTCCTCATGGCAAGACTTGTAACGTTGCTGCCGGGTCATGTGATGGTCCTTCAGGCTCTACACCCTGGCTGGAGAAGCTGCCCGTCCAACGTAAGAATGTGGCTGTTACACAAG GGTCTTCAGATGTTCCCTGTGATGACACCTCGGCCTGTCCAGATGGAAGCACGTGCTGTAAGACTAAAGATGGAGGATGGGCCTGCTGTCCTCTGCCAGAG GCCGTGTGTTGTGACGACTTCATCCACTGCTGTCCTCATGGCAAGACTTGTAACGTTGCTGCCGGGTCATGTGATGATCCTTCAGGCTCTACACCCTGGCTGGAGAAGCTGCCTGTCCAACGTAAGAATGTGGCTGTTAAACAAG GGTCTTCAGATGTTCCCTGTGATGACACCTCGGCCTGTCCAGATGGAAGCACGTGCTGTAAGACTAAAGATGGAGGATGGGCCTGCTGTCCTCTGCCAGAG GCCGTGTGTTGTGACGACTTCATCCACTGCTGTCCTCATGGCAAGACTTGTAACGTTGCTGCCGGGTCATGTGATGGTCCTTCAGGCTCTACACCCTGGCTGGAGAAGCTGCCCGTCCAACGTAAGAATGTGGCTGTTACACAAG TGTCTTCAGATGTTCCCTGTGATGACACCTCGGCCTGTCCAGATGGAAGCACGTGCTGTAAGACTAAAGATGGAGGATGGGCCTGCTGTCCTCTGCCAGAG GCCGTGTGTTGTGACGACTTCATCCACTGCTGTCCTCATGGCAAGACTTGTAACGTTGCTGCCGGGTCATGTGATGATCCTTCAGGCTCTTCGCCCTGGCTGGAGAAGGTGCCTGCTCGCCCTAGAGCAGGTCAAAGGTCAACTAAGAACATGAATTGCGACTCTAGTCACATTTGTCCTGAATCCAACACTTGCTGTAAGAACATCGACGGAGACTGGGGCTGCTGTCCTTTGCCTGAG GCTGTGTGTTGTAGGGATAGATTCCACTGCTGTCCGCACGGCACCACTTGCAACCTTGTAACACTCACCTGTAATGGCAACACCACCTCTGTACCTATGTCAGTCATAAACTCATCCTCAGATAAGGAGGAACAGAGACAGCACAAGAAAGTGAAAGAGGAAGTGGGGAAGTATATCAGGGTTCCATGTGATGCACATACTTCCTGCCCAGATCACACCACTTGCTGTCTTATTGCAAAAACCAACAAATGGGGTTGTTGCCCTCTGCCTAAT GCAGTATGTTGCACAGATGGGGAACACTGTTGTCCGGCTCACTATAAGTGCGATGTGAGCCGTGTGTCTTGCATCAAGGGAGATGTGGTGATCCCCTGGTACAATAAAATTGCTGCTCAAAGTTCACTAACTCCAAACTCGGATCTCAGCACCAATAAGTGCGATGAACAGTCGAGTTGCTCCACAGATTCGACCTGCTGCCGTCTAACCACAGGAGAATGGGGCTGCTGCCCTCTTCCTCAG GCTGTTTGCTGCCCAGACCAGCAGCACTGTTGTCCCAGAGGATACAAGTGTGACTTGCGTAGACACTCCTGCATAAAGACCACCTGGCTGTACGTAGAAAGAGTCCCACTTGCCCACATTGGTGTCCAAAAGCCACAGCCAAGTGTCTCAGGAAAGGACATTCAGTGTGGTGGTGGATATACTTGCCAAGATGGCCAGACCTGTTGTCCAACCTCCCAGACCACTTGGGGCTGTTGCCCGTCTTCTATG GCGGAGTGCTGTGATGATATGAAACACTGCTGCCCTGCTGGATACAAATGTGGCACGGGTGGAATTTGTACTCCAGCTGTAGGCTTTGACTGGAACAACTGGGACAGCTGGAGGGTGTTCTTCTCCAAAAAGAAACGAGCTACAACTCTATAA